The following are encoded in a window of Mycobacterium sp. ELW1 genomic DNA:
- a CDS encoding type I polyketide synthase: MAPTERPTQQTPRFAIIGYAARLPGAADADQYWDVLHSGRDAISEVPADRWDIEEFFDSDPDAAGKMVTRRAGFVDDVTGFDAPFFGVSAREANLMDPQHRLLLETAWRAVEHSGTAPTTLANSRTGVFVGLATHDFLGMASDALTYPEIEAYLAIGTSSAAAAGRISYRLGLQGPAVTVDTACSSSLVAIHQACQALLLDECDLALAGGVNVMLSPATMITFSHSRMLAPDGKCKTFDASADGYVRGEGCGVVAIKRLDDALRDGDHIRAVIRGSAVNQDGASGGLTVPNGVAQQRVIAEALDRAGLTPTDINYLEAHGTGTSLGDPIEVQAAAAALGKGRAADQPLLIGSAKTNIGHLEAAAGVAGVLKVVLALEHSELPPHLNFTNPSPHIPWDRIPVQVVDKARPWERSERPRIAGVSSFGFSGTNAHVILEEAPVTNPVAAGAAPDDRRFAVLPLSARTPAALVQAAQDYRSWLGEHPDATLADICLTAGAGRAHFEHRAALVVNSVESARELLGALADDLPAPGLVRGDCVDAPKTAWLFPGQGSQYAGMARELFETEPVFADTMKRCADAVAGVLEKPLLDIVFGTDPADLDGAETLKQTRHAQPAIFAVEMGLARLWQSWGFEPDVVLGHSVGQYSAACVAGVFSLEDGARLLAERGRLFGDLPAGGRMCAVFADPDRVESLTDEFPSLSVAAYNGANTVLSGPATDLERAIAQLSDEGARCDWLDTSHAFHSSLLDPALDAFETYANGFEFAAPQRILVCNRTGAALGRNAKLDGQYWRRHARQPVQFAKGVSTLAELGCALLLEVGPQPVLTAAALRAWPDPATAPKAVASLRRNGADHRQLTEALAGAYVAGHVPDFAALVHEPARKLDLPTYPFQHRQYWYQSKQSQSTANDAAPTEAVQLLQDGRIEELAALLGGDGSTTAAEVLSKLAAQHNRQRSAQSIADIRYEIRWQKAVSSSAEVGEGAAWLLIGDDAAVMRPLVDALTAHGHRHRVLGLPVSDADEERLVAELTAAVQDEPALRILHVGALDSDSASSMRSLLRMQHRVLGGTQRLFRAAAAAELRTPIWVLTHGAQRVTDADTVAPEQSGLWGFCRVAALEYPQVWGGLADLSGTGADEWTRLIKQVVTASPGEDQIALRDSGVHVPRLVRRTGQPNSTPLELRSEATYLVTGGLGSIGLEIAGYLAAHGARQLVLTSRRAPDEAAQRRIDALREQHGCAVRVIAADVADPHDVARLLATVAAELPPLAGIVHAAGENSTTPLSSLDSTEIDRVFSGKVWGAWYLSEAAADLELDFFLSTSSISSVWGSYGQSAYSAANAFLDGLTWRLRERGVSGTSVNFGPWSAGMADQDARAQLDRRGIRTLSPTDALAGMADIMAAAGSQGPAEAVVARMDWARFLPIYLQAGRRSLLAEVAREVPESLPAATGASGTTRLVEQLTAAPVQQRKKLVLEYLRNTVAEVTRVDASEVREEAGFFDLGMDSLMAVELRRRLEQAVGKELPATLAMDFPRLTDVADYLLGDVLNLNEKAGAQRAAAPASLAGAATDEPIAIIAVACRFPGAADADAYWDVLSGAVDAIREIPEDRFDVDQYYDPDQQTPGKIYTRSGGYLESVDGFDPEFFGISPREAVWIDPQQRLMLEIAWEGLERAGYAPSALRGSRTGVFVGVGANEYSHLLSGESVENLEAHFITGNALNAIAGRVAFTLGLEGPAMAVDTACSSSLVAVHQASQALHSGDCDMALAGGVNVLLSPASIVAASRARMLAPDGRCKTFDAAADGYVRGEGCGILVLKRLSDAQRDGDRIAAVIRSSAVNQDGASSGLTVPNGGAQQRLISAALTRAGLGGADVDYLEAHGTGTPLGDPIEVQAAAAVYGAGRDPIRPLLMGTAKTNIGHLESAAGVAGLIKVVLSLQNEMLPQNLHFHNPSPHIPWDSLPVRVVDEATPWVANGRPRRAGVSSFGFTGTNAHVLIEEAPQPALGDDPADEPVEVVAPEPVREPLSVLPLSARSGPGLLALAQRYSDWLTAHPDASLADVSYTAGAGRSHFEHRAAVVANSVSEAKMLLDDLVANRLRPGVLRGECTDPPTTAWFFPGQGSQYPGMAKELFETEPVFADTLRRCAQAVDPMLPRPLLDVLFSGDRENAETLRHTSFAQPAIFAVEMGLARLWQSWGVEPDVVLGHSVGQYAAACVAGVFSLEDGIRLIAERGRLFGSLPEGGRMVAVFADPDYVERAAANFPRVSVGAYNGRNTVLSGPGEDLEQIVAACSEDGARCTWLETSHAFHSELLDPVLDEFETFATQFDYAVPTRPLVCNRTGAVLTAETPINAQYWRRHSRQPVQFTESVRTVAALGCSVLMEIGPQPILTAAALQIWPESSATPRAIVSLRKGANAQRQMTEALATTYICGHRPDFAARFHTAGRRLELPTYPFQRRRYWPKASGIAGLGSDGVRLSGILGSAKDLASGDKVYTNVLSVKTQPWLAHHVIYGTVVVPGATYAAMAMAAAGAPARVKEVFFYEPIILPDKASREVQLSLHPVDDGWKFQVHSRPYGVREAEWSLNSDGTLLSGIDPDAEPAETVAPDEAIEQMDRTRPQELFDIFHDMELAWGPTWSTSLKSLWVGKGEAIGDIAVGEELGEHLGTEPIHPVLLDLCTGVAFPAFPATLAAEQGMTDLFLPLRYGQVTIAETMPRRFYCRARWHENTLNNETQVFDIDFLDRDGRVLGGIAEFTVKRAPREALMRGLGGDSTRLLYSLGWQEIAAAPTADEAEDGTGKSANGTWLIAGFDALATEVPGAVTVDEATDPQSWQRAFAEAAERGAPVTGIVWRSSGHAGEDGSAAELATRLEAQVATLLGAAQAALAEQKGTLADGLWIVTDRAVATEPGELVDPVQSALWGFGRTLIAEQPSLRVRLVDSDGGDESLSWLPGALGAPVVEPEMAVRQGRFLVSRLLHWARNGQLPMPRSDDYALAPTERGAIDNLRLTEVDVTPPKDNEVQVRIEAAGLNFRDVLNVLGLYPGDPGPIGGDLCGVVTDVGSAVTGFEVGQRVFGSMQGAFASRLNVPAPLLTTVPDGISAVDAATIPAAALTVRLAFDWAKLKPGDKVLIHAASGGVGLAAVQMARAHGATVFATASKYKRATLRDMGVEYVYDSRTTEFADQILADTNGEGVDVVLNSLTSEGFVEATVRATAKGGRFAEIAKRDIWTHEQMAELRPDIDYEIVALDVTMMTDPDHIQRLMVEVADGLAKGEWTPVPAEVYPLTEARTAFRRMQQARHIGKIVVQMPKPLQPRGDRSYLVTGGLGALGLHTASYLAQLGAGDIVLTSRRTPDAEAKAAIDAITERFHCRIHVFSADVAEESEVAQLLDRIRAELPPLAGVAHLAGVLDDALLPQQDLDRFRKALEPKAYGAHHLHRLTKDDDLEFFILYSSASAVLGSPAQGNYATANALLDGLVAQRRAQGLPATAVNFGPWAQGGMASSAAAVANLSAQGMMPLEPSAALAALGEAIRQGAAQATVLKANWQRTAKMLAGIRPPLLDQVLPSGDGTVVGDSELLRQLQELPVAARAGFITEFLQKEVQGFLRLAQPPAASSRFLDLGTDSLMAVELRNRLFGQFGGKFDISPTAVFDHPTIGELAEHLVSQLPDSDEPAAEPAPDGSADAAESAPEPSSEE; encoded by the coding sequence ATGGCACCCACCGAACGTCCGACGCAGCAGACGCCCCGTTTCGCAATCATCGGTTACGCGGCACGTCTTCCCGGCGCAGCGGATGCGGACCAGTACTGGGACGTCCTGCACAGCGGCCGGGACGCGATTTCGGAGGTCCCCGCCGACCGGTGGGACATCGAGGAATTCTTCGACTCCGACCCGGACGCGGCCGGCAAGATGGTCACCCGGCGAGCAGGGTTCGTCGACGACGTCACCGGGTTCGACGCACCGTTCTTCGGGGTGTCAGCGCGCGAAGCCAACCTGATGGATCCGCAGCACCGCCTGCTGCTCGAGACGGCGTGGCGGGCGGTCGAGCATTCCGGCACTGCGCCAACGACTTTGGCGAACAGCAGAACAGGCGTGTTCGTCGGATTGGCCACCCATGACTTCCTGGGCATGGCATCCGATGCGCTGACCTACCCCGAGATCGAGGCCTATCTGGCGATCGGCACGTCCAGCGCGGCCGCCGCTGGCCGGATCAGCTACCGGCTGGGGCTGCAGGGCCCGGCGGTCACCGTCGACACGGCGTGCAGCTCCTCGCTGGTGGCCATTCACCAGGCGTGCCAGGCACTGCTGCTGGATGAATGCGATCTGGCGCTGGCCGGCGGGGTGAACGTCATGCTCAGCCCGGCCACCATGATCACGTTCTCGCACTCCCGGATGCTGGCCCCCGACGGCAAGTGCAAGACGTTCGACGCCTCGGCCGACGGTTACGTACGCGGCGAGGGGTGCGGTGTCGTCGCCATCAAGCGCCTGGACGATGCGCTCCGCGACGGCGACCATATTCGCGCCGTGATCCGCGGCAGCGCGGTCAACCAGGACGGCGCCTCGGGCGGGCTGACAGTCCCCAACGGTGTCGCCCAGCAGCGCGTGATCGCCGAGGCGCTCGATCGCGCCGGCCTGACACCCACCGACATCAACTACCTGGAAGCGCACGGGACCGGGACGTCGCTGGGTGACCCCATCGAGGTCCAGGCCGCCGCCGCAGCGCTCGGCAAGGGCCGCGCCGCGGACCAGCCGCTGCTGATCGGGTCGGCGAAGACCAACATCGGCCACCTGGAGGCCGCCGCGGGCGTGGCCGGCGTCCTCAAGGTCGTCCTGGCGCTCGAGCACTCCGAGCTGCCCCCGCACCTCAACTTCACGAACCCGTCCCCGCACATCCCGTGGGACCGGATCCCGGTCCAGGTCGTCGACAAGGCGCGCCCCTGGGAGCGTTCGGAGCGGCCCCGCATCGCCGGTGTCAGCTCGTTCGGGTTCTCCGGCACCAATGCGCACGTCATCCTCGAAGAGGCGCCGGTCACCAACCCGGTTGCTGCCGGTGCAGCGCCGGACGACCGCCGGTTCGCCGTGCTTCCGCTGTCGGCGCGCACCCCGGCCGCCCTGGTGCAGGCCGCACAGGACTACCGCAGCTGGCTCGGCGAGCACCCCGACGCCACTCTCGCCGACATCTGCCTGACCGCCGGAGCGGGCCGGGCCCACTTCGAACACCGCGCCGCCCTCGTGGTCAACTCCGTCGAGTCGGCGCGCGAGCTGCTCGGCGCGCTCGCCGACGACCTGCCCGCTCCAGGACTGGTGCGCGGCGACTGCGTCGATGCGCCGAAGACCGCCTGGTTGTTCCCCGGACAGGGCAGTCAGTACGCCGGCATGGCCCGCGAACTGTTCGAGACCGAGCCGGTGTTCGCCGACACCATGAAGCGGTGCGCCGACGCCGTCGCCGGTGTGCTCGAAAAGCCGTTGCTGGACATCGTCTTTGGAACCGACCCGGCCGATCTGGATGGCGCCGAAACCCTGAAGCAGACCCGGCACGCCCAGCCCGCGATCTTCGCGGTCGAGATGGGCTTGGCCAGGCTCTGGCAGTCGTGGGGATTCGAGCCGGACGTGGTGCTCGGCCACAGCGTCGGCCAGTACTCCGCCGCCTGTGTCGCAGGGGTTTTCAGCCTCGAGGACGGCGCGCGGTTGCTCGCCGAGCGGGGCCGCCTCTTCGGCGACCTGCCGGCTGGCGGGCGGATGTGCGCCGTCTTCGCCGACCCGGACCGGGTGGAAAGCCTGACCGACGAGTTTCCGAGCCTGTCGGTGGCCGCCTACAACGGCGCCAACACCGTGCTGTCGGGACCGGCCACCGACCTGGAGCGCGCAATCGCCCAGCTGTCGGACGAGGGCGCCCGCTGCGACTGGCTGGACACCAGCCACGCTTTCCATTCGTCACTGCTCGACCCCGCGCTGGACGCCTTCGAGACCTACGCCAACGGATTCGAATTCGCGGCACCCCAGCGGATCCTGGTGTGCAACCGGACCGGGGCGGCACTGGGCCGCAACGCCAAGCTCGACGGGCAATACTGGCGCCGCCACGCGCGTCAGCCGGTGCAGTTCGCCAAGGGGGTGTCGACGCTGGCCGAACTCGGCTGCGCGCTGCTGCTCGAGGTGGGGCCGCAGCCGGTGCTCACCGCCGCCGCGCTGCGGGCCTGGCCGGACCCGGCGACCGCACCCAAAGCCGTTGCATCGCTGCGCCGTAACGGTGCGGACCACCGCCAGCTGACCGAAGCGCTGGCCGGTGCCTACGTCGCCGGACATGTTCCCGACTTCGCGGCACTGGTGCACGAGCCGGCCCGCAAGCTCGATCTGCCGACCTACCCGTTCCAGCATCGCCAGTACTGGTATCAGAGCAAGCAGTCCCAGTCGACCGCGAACGATGCCGCCCCCACCGAGGCAGTGCAGCTACTCCAGGATGGCCGGATCGAGGAACTGGCCGCGCTACTCGGCGGGGACGGATCCACCACGGCCGCTGAGGTGCTGAGCAAGCTTGCCGCCCAACACAATCGGCAGCGCAGTGCACAATCCATCGCCGACATCCGCTACGAGATCCGCTGGCAGAAGGCCGTCAGCTCGTCGGCCGAGGTCGGTGAGGGCGCAGCGTGGCTGCTGATCGGCGATGACGCCGCCGTCATGCGCCCGCTGGTCGATGCGCTGACCGCACACGGACACCGGCACCGCGTCCTCGGTCTGCCGGTGTCCGACGCCGACGAGGAGCGCCTGGTCGCCGAACTGACCGCGGCGGTGCAGGACGAGCCCGCGTTGCGCATCCTGCACGTCGGGGCACTGGACTCCGACAGCGCGTCGTCGATGCGGTCGCTGCTGCGGATGCAACACCGGGTACTCGGGGGGACCCAGCGCCTGTTCCGCGCCGCGGCCGCCGCCGAACTGCGCACCCCGATCTGGGTACTGACCCACGGCGCGCAGCGCGTCACCGACGCGGACACGGTTGCGCCGGAGCAGAGCGGGTTGTGGGGATTCTGCCGCGTCGCCGCGCTGGAGTACCCGCAGGTGTGGGGCGGTCTGGCAGATCTGTCCGGGACCGGCGCCGACGAGTGGACGCGGCTGATCAAGCAGGTCGTCACCGCATCGCCCGGCGAGGATCAGATCGCGTTGCGCGACAGCGGTGTTCACGTTCCGAGGCTGGTCCGCCGGACCGGCCAACCGAACTCGACCCCGCTGGAATTGCGCTCCGAGGCAACCTATCTGGTGACCGGCGGACTGGGCTCGATCGGGCTGGAGATCGCCGGATACCTGGCCGCGCACGGCGCCCGCCAGCTGGTGCTGACCAGCCGCCGCGCCCCCGATGAGGCCGCGCAGCGCCGCATCGACGCCCTGCGCGAACAGCACGGCTGCGCGGTCCGGGTGATCGCGGCCGACGTCGCCGACCCGCACGACGTCGCCCGTCTGCTCGCCACCGTGGCCGCCGAGCTGCCGCCGCTGGCCGGCATCGTTCACGCCGCGGGCGAGAACAGCACCACCCCGCTGAGTTCCCTCGACAGCACCGAGATCGATCGGGTGTTCTCCGGAAAAGTTTGGGGTGCTTGGTATCTCAGTGAGGCCGCCGCTGACCTGGAACTGGACTTCTTCCTGTCCACCTCGTCGATCTCGTCGGTATGGGGTAGCTACGGCCAGAGCGCCTACAGCGCGGCCAACGCGTTCCTCGACGGGTTGACGTGGCGACTGCGCGAGCGCGGCGTGTCCGGCACCAGCGTGAATTTCGGTCCGTGGTCGGCCGGCATGGCAGACCAGGACGCCCGCGCCCAGCTGGACCGGCGCGGGATCCGCACCCTCTCACCCACCGATGCACTGGCCGGAATGGCCGACATCATGGCCGCCGCCGGTTCGCAAGGTCCGGCCGAAGCCGTTGTGGCGCGGATGGATTGGGCCCGATTCCTGCCGATCTACCTGCAGGCCGGCCGCCGTTCGCTGCTGGCCGAGGTGGCCCGCGAGGTGCCGGAGTCGCTGCCCGCGGCCACCGGGGCCTCGGGCACCACCCGGCTGGTCGAACAGCTCACCGCAGCACCGGTGCAGCAGCGCAAGAAGCTCGTTCTGGAGTACCTGCGCAACACCGTCGCGGAGGTGACCCGGGTCGACGCGTCGGAGGTCCGCGAAGAGGCCGGATTCTTCGACCTCGGCATGGACTCTCTGATGGCTGTCGAACTTCGGCGCCGTTTGGAACAGGCTGTCGGCAAGGAACTTCCGGCGACACTCGCCATGGACTTCCCGCGGCTGACCGATGTGGCCGACTATCTGCTCGGCGACGTGCTCAACCTCAACGAGAAGGCCGGTGCGCAGCGTGCGGCCGCGCCGGCGTCGCTGGCGGGCGCGGCGACCGACGAGCCGATCGCCATCATCGCGGTGGCCTGCCGGTTCCCGGGTGCGGCCGACGCCGATGCGTACTGGGATGTGCTGTCCGGCGCCGTGGACGCGATCCGGGAGATCCCCGAGGACCGCTTCGACGTCGACCAGTACTACGACCCCGACCAGCAGACCCCCGGCAAGATCTACACCCGCAGCGGCGGCTACCTGGAAAGCGTCGACGGCTTCGACCCGGAGTTCTTCGGCATCTCGCCACGCGAAGCGGTGTGGATCGACCCGCAGCAGCGTCTGATGCTGGAGATCGCGTGGGAGGGCCTGGAGCGGGCCGGCTACGCGCCGTCCGCGTTGCGCGGCAGCCGCACCGGTGTCTTCGTCGGCGTGGGTGCCAACGAGTACTCACATCTGCTGTCCGGCGAATCGGTGGAGAACCTCGAGGCCCACTTCATCACCGGCAACGCGCTCAACGCGATCGCGGGCCGAGTGGCATTCACGCTCGGCCTGGAAGGGCCTGCGATGGCGGTGGACACCGCGTGCAGCTCGTCGCTGGTCGCCGTCCATCAGGCCAGCCAGGCGCTGCACTCCGGCGACTGCGACATGGCCCTGGCCGGTGGCGTCAACGTCCTGCTGAGCCCGGCGTCGATCGTCGCCGCGTCACGCGCCCGGATGCTGGCCCCCGACGGCCGATGCAAGACCTTCGACGCGGCGGCCGACGGCTACGTCCGCGGTGAAGGGTGCGGCATCCTGGTGCTCAAGCGGCTGTCCGACGCGCAACGCGACGGCGACCGGATCGCCGCGGTCATCCGCAGCAGCGCGGTCAACCAGGACGGTGCGTCCAGCGGTCTGACGGTGCCCAATGGCGGTGCGCAACAACGCCTCATCTCCGCTGCGTTGACCCGCGCCGGTCTCGGCGGCGCAGACGTCGACTACCTGGAAGCGCACGGCACCGGCACCCCGCTGGGTGACCCGATCGAGGTGCAGGCCGCCGCGGCCGTCTACGGCGCCGGTCGAGATCCGATCCGTCCGCTGCTGATGGGAACGGCCAAGACCAACATCGGGCACCTGGAGTCCGCTGCCGGTGTGGCCGGTCTGATCAAGGTCGTGCTGTCGCTGCAGAACGAAATGCTGCCGCAGAACCTGCACTTCCATAACCCGTCACCGCACATCCCCTGGGACTCGTTGCCGGTGCGGGTGGTCGACGAGGCCACCCCATGGGTCGCCAACGGCAGGCCGCGGCGCGCCGGGGTCAGCTCGTTCGGCTTCACCGGCACCAACGCCCACGTGTTGATCGAAGAGGCACCGCAGCCCGCGCTCGGTGACGATCCCGCCGACGAACCGGTCGAGGTCGTCGCGCCGGAGCCGGTGCGCGAGCCGCTGAGTGTCCTGCCGCTGTCGGCGCGATCCGGGCCGGGCCTGCTCGCGTTGGCACAGCGCTACTCCGATTGGCTGACAGCCCATCCCGACGCCTCGCTGGCCGACGTGAGCTACACCGCCGGCGCGGGACGATCACACTTCGAGCACCGGGCGGCAGTGGTCGCGAACTCCGTGTCCGAGGCCAAGATGCTGCTCGACGATCTGGTGGCCAACCGGTTGCGGCCGGGCGTGCTCCGCGGCGAGTGCACCGACCCGCCGACCACCGCGTGGTTCTTCCCGGGACAGGGCAGCCAGTACCCGGGTATGGCGAAGGAATTGTTCGAAACGGAGCCGGTCTTCGCCGACACCCTGCGCCGCTGCGCGCAGGCCGTCGATCCGATGCTGCCGCGCCCGTTGCTCGACGTGCTGTTCTCCGGTGACCGCGAGAACGCGGAAACCTTGCGGCACACATCATTCGCCCAGCCCGCGATCTTCGCCGTCGAGATGGGCCTGGCCCGGCTTTGGCAGTCGTGGGGCGTCGAACCGGACGTGGTGCTGGGCCACAGCGTCGGCCAGTACGCGGCCGCGTGCGTGGCAGGCGTTTTCAGTCTCGAAGACGGCATCCGGTTGATCGCCGAGCGGGGCCGGTTGTTCGGCAGCCTGCCCGAGGGCGGCCGGATGGTCGCGGTGTTCGCCGACCCCGATTATGTGGAGCGTGCCGCGGCGAACTTCCCGCGCGTCTCGGTCGGCGCCTACAACGGCCGCAACACGGTGCTGTCGGGTCCCGGCGAGGATCTGGAGCAGATCGTCGCGGCCTGCAGCGAGGACGGCGCCCGGTGCACCTGGCTGGAGACCAGCCACGCCTTCCACTCGGAACTGCTGGATCCGGTGCTCGACGAATTCGAGACGTTTGCAACGCAATTCGACTACGCGGTGCCGACCCGTCCGCTGGTCTGCAACCGGACCGGCGCGGTGCTCACCGCCGAGACGCCGATCAATGCGCAGTACTGGCGCCGGCATTCCCGGCAGCCGGTGCAGTTCACCGAAAGTGTGCGCACCGTAGCTGCCCTGGGCTGCTCGGTGCTGATGGAAATCGGCCCACAACCGATCCTGACCGCCGCGGCACTGCAGATCTGGCCGGAGTCCTCGGCAACGCCGCGGGCAATCGTGTCACTGCGCAAGGGCGCCAACGCCCAGCGCCAGATGACCGAAGCGCTTGCCACGACGTACATCTGCGGACACCGACCGGACTTCGCGGCCAGGTTCCACACGGCGGGCCGGCGACTCGAGCTGCCGACATATCCGTTCCAGCGCCGCCGGTACTGGCCAAAAGCCTCCGGGATTGCAGGCTTGGGTTCGGACGGCGTTCGACTCTCGGGCATCCTGGGCAGTGCGAAGGATCTGGCTTCCGGCGACAAGGTCTACACGAACGTGCTGTCGGTCAAGACCCAACCGTGGCTGGCGCATCACGTCATCTACGGCACCGTGGTGGTGCCCGGCGCGACGTACGCGGCAATGGCCATGGCCGCCGCAGGCGCACCGGCACGGGTGAAGGAAGTTTTCTTCTACGAACCGATCATCCTGCCCGACAAGGCATCTCGCGAGGTCCAGCTCAGCCTGCACCCCGTCGATGACGGCTGGAAGTTCCAGGTGCACAGCCGGCCGTACGGGGTTCGGGAGGCCGAATGGTCGCTGAACTCGGACGGCACCCTGCTCTCCGGCATCGACCCGGATGCGGAACCGGCGGAAACGGTGGCCCCGGACGAGGCGATCGAGCAGATGGATCGCACCCGTCCGCAGGAACTGTTCGACATCTTCCACGACATGGAATTGGCCTGGGGCCCGACGTGGTCGACCTCGCTGAAGTCATTGTGGGTCGGCAAGGGTGAGGCGATCGGGGACATCGCGGTCGGCGAGGAACTCGGCGAGCATCTCGGCACCGAGCCGATCCACCCGGTCCTGCTGGACCTGTGCACCGGTGTGGCCTTCCCGGCCTTCCCCGCCACGCTGGCTGCCGAGCAGGGGATGACGGATCTGTTCCTGCCGTTGCGGTACGGGCAGGTGACGATCGCCGAGACGATGCCGCGCCGGTTCTACTGCCGGGCCCGCTGGCACGAGAACACCCTCAACAACGAAACCCAGGTCTTCGATATCGATTTCCTGGATCGGGACGGACGGGTGCTCGGTGGTATCGCCGAGTTCACCGTCAAGCGTGCCCCGCGCGAGGCGTTGATGCGCGGACTGGGTGGTGACTCCACCCGGCTGCTGTACAGCCTCGGCTGGCAGGAGATCGCGGCGGCCCCGACGGCAGACGAGGCCGAAGACGGCACCGGCAAGAGCGCGAACGGCACCTGGCTGATCGCCGGTTTCGACGCGCTGGCGACCGAGGTGCCGGGGGCGGTGACGGTCGACGAGGCGACCGATCCGCAGTCGTGGCAGCGGGCATTCGCCGAGGCTGCCGAACGTGGTGCGCCGGTCACCGGAATCGTCTGGCGCAGTTCGGGACACGCTGGCGAGGACGGCTCCGCCGCGGAACTCGCGACCCGGCTCGAGGCGCAGGTCGCCACGCTGCTCGGGGCCGCGCAGGCCGCACTGGCCGAGCAGAAGGGCACGCTGGCCGACGGGCTGTGGATCGTCACCGATCGCGCGGTGGCCACCGAGCCCGGCGAGCTTGTCGATCCGGTCCAGTCCGCCCTGTGGGGATTCGGCCGCACCCTGATCGCCGAGCAGCCGAGCCTGCGTGTTCGCCTGGTGGACTCCGACGGCGGCGATGAGTCGCTGAGCTGGCTGCCCGGCGCGCTCGGCGCCCCGGTCGTCGAGCCGGAAATGGCAGTGCGACAGGGACGTTTCCTGGTCTCGCGGCTGCTGCACTGGGCGCGTAACGGTCAGCTGCCGATGCCGCGCAGCGACGACTACGCCCTGGCGCCGACCGAACGCGGCGCTATCGACAACCTCCGCCTGACCGAGGTCGACGTGACCCCGCCGAAGGACAACGAGGTTCAGGTCCGGATCGAGGCCGCCGGCCTCAACTTCCGGGACGTGCTCAACGTGCTGGGCCTCTACCCCGGCGATCCGGGCCCGATCGGTGGCGACCTGTGTGGTGTGGTCACCGACGTCGGCTCCGCGGTCACCGGATTCGAGGTCGGCCAGCGAGTCTTCGGGTCCATGCAGGGCGCCTTCGCCAGCCGGTTGAATGTGCCTGCGCCACTGTTGACCACGGTGCCGGACGGGATCAGCGCGGTGGATGCCGCGACGATTCCCGCTGCGGCGCTGACGGTCCGGCTCGCGTTCGACTGGGCGAAGCTCAAGCCCGGCGACAAGGTGCTCATCCACGCCGCCAGTGGCGGTGTAGGCCTGGCCGCGGTGCAGATGGCCCGCGCGCACGGCGCGACCGTGTTCGCCACCGCGAGCAAATACAAGCGCGCCACCCTGCGGGACATGGGTGTCGAGTACGTCTACGACTCGCGCACAACGGAATTCGCGGACCAGATCCTTGCCGATACCAACGGTGAGGGTGTCGATGTGGTGCTCAACTCGCTGACCAGCGAGGGCTTCGTCGAGGCGACGGTGCGGGCCACGGCCAAGGGCGGCCGGTTCGCCGAGATCGCCAAGCGCGACATCTGGACGCACGAACAGATGGCCGAACTGCGTCCCGATATCGACTACGAGATCGTCGCGCTGGACGTCACGATGATGACCGATCCCGACCACATCCAGCGACTGATGGTCGAGGTCGCCGACGGCCTGGCCAAGGGCGAGTGGACCCCGGTGCCCGCCGAGGTCTACCCGCTTACCGAGGCCAGGACCGCGTTCCGGCGGATGCAGCAGGCGCGCCACATCGGCAAGATCGTGGTGCAGATGCCCAAACCGCTTCAGCCGCGCGGGGATCGGAGTTATCTGGTCACCGGCGGTCTGGGCGCGCTCGGCCTGCACACGGCGTCGTACCTGGCTCAGCTCGGCGCCGGCGACATCGTGCTGACCAGCCGACGCACCCCGGATGCGGAGGCCAAGGCGGCCATCGACGCCATCACCGAGCGGTTCCACTGCCGGATCCACGTCTTCTCGGCCGATGTCGCCGAGGAGTCCGAGGTGGCCCAGCTGCTGGACAGGATCCGGGCCGAGCTGCCGCCGCTGGCCGGCGTGGCACACCTGGCCGGTGTGCTCGACGACGCCCTGCTGCCGCAGCAGGACCTCGATCGGTTCCGGAAGGCATTGGAGCCCAAGGCGTATGGCGCGCACCATCTGCACCGGTTGACGAAGGACGACGATCTCGAGTTCTTCATCCTGTACTCGTCGGCGTCGGCGGTGCTGGGCTCGCCCGCACAGGGCAACTACGCGACCGCCAACGCACTGCTCGACGGGCTCGTCGCGCAACGACGGGCGCAGGGACTACCTGCCACCGCCGTGAACTTCGGCCCGTGGGCCCAGGGCGGCATGGCCAGTTCGGCGGCCGCGGTCGCCAACCTCAGCGCCCAGGGCATGATGCCGCTCGAGCCGTCGGCGGCACTGGCCGCCCTCGGCGAGGCCATCCGGCAGGGCGCCGCGCAGGCCACCGTGCTCAAGGCGAACTGGCAGCGGACGGCCAAGATGCTCGCCGGCATCCGTCCGCCCCTGCTGGACCAGGTGCTGCCCAGCGGTGACGGCACAGTGGTCGGTGACAGCGAGTTGTTGCGGCAGCTGCAGGAGCTTCCGGTGGCGGCGCGAGCCGGCTTCATCACCGAGTTCCTGCAGAAAGAGGTGCAGGGCTTCCTGCGGCTCGCCCAACCGCCCGCCGCATCCAGCCGATTCCTCGATCTGGGCACGGACTCGCTGATGGCGGTCGAACTGCGTAACCGGTTGTTCGGTCAGTTCGGCGGGAAGTTCGACATCAGCCCGACAGCGGTGTTCGACCATCCGACCATCGGGGAGCTCGCCGAGCATCTGGTCTCGCAGCTGCCCGATTCCGACGAGCCGGCGGCCGAGCCGGCACCGGACGGTTCTGCGGACGCGGCGGAGTCTGCTCCCGAACCCTCGTCGGAGGAATGA